A portion of the Hyalangium minutum genome contains these proteins:
- a CDS encoding ATP-binding protein, which produces MSRVPAVKAPGSLARSTLIRMGVRIGVIIALTTLVSYLHIFRSFRDETLVQMERTVAERTQREQAIFVLAQDNHAVLKQALAERLEAWSQQDPTAAFERLFSALPDGTIRNNPQGFDGRKMPGVFVPKGVPLDAELRRRILASYEVVSQYGPAFHVRFTSTGVTLPEGPIIGYFPEGPTYFQDLEPTFSWVSMEYFKLSQPEANPKRESLWTGIYEDPPSKIWFVTVSTPLDVGGRHVATFNHDVLLADLMHRTIGDHLPGGYNVLFRDDGQLIAHPLLKVKSGAAPYNLLNDPRPPEQVFEQPGTGAQRADLRTIFERVKAREPQQRVLELPERELYVAVGRLEGTGWTFVTVLPESVVSSAAFQVARYVLLFGMCSLLIELGIMFWVLRQQITRPLVGFTQAADQVATGNFQVKLESSRDDELGRLANAFELMAHEVHQREEALRQANEGLEQRVEERTKELQEVHKQLVETARQVGRAEIATNVLHNVGNVLNSVFTSAVVARERLGGLKIDSVEKVASLLEEHQGDLGNFLSKDERGRNAVPFLKRLGTHLQSERQEIQNLLAELSRHTEHIGTIVKLQQRYARTPQKLVETVDFSELVEDALRINHAALTRHGVDVERDLAHLPPVLTEKHKLLMILVNLISNAKYALEVRPEGERILTIRLTPPAEGRFRLEVSDNGMGIAPEMLTRIFQYGFTTREEGHGFGLHSSALAAQEMGGTLTAHSEGLGKGATFRLELPYTPEQQEGLSHA; this is translated from the coding sequence ATGAGTCGCGTGCCTGCCGTCAAGGCTCCAGGGTCGCTGGCTCGCTCCACGCTCATCCGCATGGGCGTGCGAATCGGGGTGATCATCGCCCTGACCACGTTGGTCAGCTATCTCCATATCTTCCGCTCCTTCCGCGACGAGACCCTCGTGCAGATGGAGCGGACGGTGGCCGAGCGCACCCAGCGGGAGCAGGCCATCTTCGTGCTCGCGCAGGACAACCACGCTGTCCTCAAGCAGGCCCTGGCGGAGCGGCTCGAGGCCTGGAGCCAGCAGGATCCCACCGCCGCCTTCGAGCGCCTGTTCTCGGCGCTGCCGGATGGGACGATCCGCAACAACCCCCAGGGCTTCGACGGCAGGAAGATGCCAGGAGTCTTCGTTCCCAAGGGAGTGCCGCTGGACGCCGAGCTGCGCCGCCGGATCCTGGCGTCCTATGAGGTGGTCTCCCAGTACGGGCCCGCCTTCCATGTCCGCTTCACGAGCACCGGCGTCACGCTGCCGGAGGGTCCAATCATTGGGTACTTCCCGGAGGGGCCGACCTACTTCCAGGACCTGGAGCCCACCTTCTCGTGGGTGTCCATGGAGTACTTCAAGCTCTCGCAGCCGGAGGCCAACCCGAAGCGGGAGTCCCTCTGGACGGGCATCTACGAGGATCCGCCCTCGAAGATCTGGTTCGTCACGGTCTCCACGCCGCTGGACGTGGGCGGCCGCCATGTCGCCACGTTCAACCATGACGTGCTGCTGGCCGATCTGATGCACCGGACGATCGGTGACCACTTGCCCGGCGGCTACAACGTCCTCTTCCGGGACGACGGGCAGCTCATCGCCCACCCGCTGTTGAAGGTGAAGAGCGGGGCAGCGCCCTACAACCTGCTGAACGATCCCCGGCCGCCGGAGCAGGTCTTCGAGCAGCCGGGCACCGGGGCGCAGCGCGCGGATCTGCGCACCATCTTCGAGCGCGTCAAGGCCCGTGAGCCCCAGCAGAGAGTCCTGGAGCTGCCGGAGCGTGAGCTGTACGTCGCCGTGGGGCGGCTGGAGGGCACCGGGTGGACCTTCGTCACGGTGCTGCCCGAGAGCGTGGTGTCCTCGGCCGCCTTCCAGGTGGCGCGCTACGTGCTCCTGTTCGGCATGTGCTCGCTGCTGATCGAGCTGGGCATCATGTTCTGGGTGCTGCGGCAGCAGATCACCCGCCCGCTGGTGGGCTTCACGCAAGCGGCGGACCAGGTGGCGACGGGCAACTTCCAGGTGAAGCTGGAGTCCTCGCGCGACGACGAGCTGGGGCGGCTGGCCAACGCCTTCGAGCTGATGGCCCACGAGGTCCACCAGCGCGAGGAAGCTCTGCGGCAGGCCAACGAGGGCCTGGAGCAGCGGGTGGAGGAGCGCACCAAGGAATTGCAGGAGGTCCACAAGCAGTTGGTGGAGACGGCGCGGCAGGTGGGCCGGGCCGAGATCGCTACCAACGTGCTGCACAACGTGGGCAACGTGCTCAACAGCGTCTTCACCTCGGCGGTGGTGGCCCGGGAGCGGCTGGGCGGGCTGAAGATCGACAGCGTGGAGAAGGTGGCTTCCTTGCTCGAGGAGCACCAGGGCGATCTCGGGAACTTCCTCTCGAAGGACGAGCGGGGCCGCAACGCCGTGCCCTTCCTCAAGCGGCTGGGCACCCACCTGCAGTCGGAGCGCCAGGAGATCCAGAACCTGCTCGCCGAGCTCAGCCGCCACACCGAGCACATTGGCACCATCGTCAAGCTGCAGCAGCGCTATGCCCGCACGCCGCAGAAGTTGGTGGAGACCGTGGATTTCTCGGAGCTGGTGGAGGATGCGCTGCGCATCAACCATGCCGCGCTGACCCGTCATGGCGTCGACGTGGAGCGGGATCTGGCGCACCTGCCTCCCGTCCTCACGGAGAAGCACAAGCTGCTGATGATCCTCGTCAACCTGATCAGCAACGCCAAGTATGCGCTGGAGGTACGGCCCGAGGGCGAGCGGATCCTGACGATCCGGCTGACCCCTCCGGCCGAAGGGCGCTTCCGGCTCGAGGTGAGCGACAACGGCATGGGGATCGCGCCGGAGATGCTCACCCGCATCTTCCAATACGGCTTTACCACCCGGGAGGAGGGGCACGGCTTCGGCCTGCACTCCAGCGCGCTCGCGGCCCAGGAGATGGGCGGCACCCTGACAGCGCACAGCGAGGGGCTCGGCAAGGGCGCTACCTTCCGGTTGGAGCTCCCCTATACCCCCGAACAACAGGAGGGACTCTCTCATGCATAA
- a CDS encoding response regulator, protein MHKRRILVIDDSEDIHKDFARLLCPPKAEDLDDLSQMEASLFGAPSSGGDSSEPIELDSAFQGQEGLAKVQEAQAAGRPYALVFLDYRMPPGWNGYETLRRLHQVAPSVPVVLCSAFSDFSWEKMDKEFAGAHVLKELRKPFDKGALQKLVRTLTEPGVS, encoded by the coding sequence ATGCATAAGCGGCGGATCCTGGTCATCGACGACTCCGAGGACATCCACAAGGACTTCGCCCGGCTCCTGTGTCCGCCGAAGGCGGAGGACCTGGACGACCTGTCGCAGATGGAGGCGTCGCTCTTCGGAGCGCCGTCCTCGGGTGGGGACTCCAGCGAGCCCATCGAGCTGGACTCGGCGTTCCAGGGGCAGGAGGGGCTGGCCAAGGTGCAGGAGGCCCAGGCGGCGGGCCGGCCCTATGCGTTGGTCTTCCTGGACTACCGCATGCCTCCGGGTTGGAACGGCTACGAGACGCTGCGGCGCCTGCACCAGGTGGCACCCTCGGTGCCGGTGGTGCTGTGCTCGGCCTTCTCCGACTTCTCCTGGGAGAAGATGGACAAGGAGTTCGCGGGCGCGCACGTGCTCAAGGAGCTGCGCAAGCCCTTCGACAAGGGCGCGCTCCAGAAGCTCGTGCGCACGCTCACAGAGCCAGGAGTCTCTTAG